The Gemmatimonadota bacterium genome has a segment encoding these proteins:
- a CDS encoding NAD(+)/NADH kinase, translating to MAPVPLAPFDPAEIDLLVTFGGDGTLLRGARQLHGREVPILGVNFGRVGFLTSVARDGVVEALTAIAAGEHRLSLRAALHATIVDAAGNIVTEQTALNDVVLHKGGVARVVRFQVLIDGEPMGPVSADGLVIASPTGSTAYSLSAGGPVIVPTLDAMIVTPICAHSLGVRPIVTRGDTLVRIEPLEPRAADLLVSFDGQETASLGTEQALEVRPSPTRVILVRFGDPGFFRRLRDKLHWGDLSDREQ from the coding sequence ATGGCGCCGGTCCCGCTGGCGCCGTTCGACCCCGCCGAGATCGACCTGCTGGTCACCTTCGGCGGCGACGGGACGCTGCTTCGCGGCGCCCGGCAGCTGCACGGGCGCGAAGTCCCCATCCTCGGCGTCAACTTCGGGCGCGTCGGCTTCCTGACCTCCGTCGCGCGCGACGGCGTGGTCGAGGCGCTCACGGCGATCGCTGCCGGAGAGCACCGCCTGTCGCTGCGCGCCGCGTTGCACGCCACGATCGTCGACGCCGCGGGCAACATCGTCACCGAGCAGACCGCACTGAACGACGTCGTGCTCCACAAGGGTGGTGTGGCTCGCGTGGTGCGCTTCCAGGTGTTGATCGATGGCGAACCGATGGGCCCCGTGTCGGCCGATGGCCTGGTGATCGCCTCACCGACCGGCTCGACGGCCTATTCGTTGTCGGCCGGGGGGCCGGTCATTGTCCCGACACTCGATGCCATGATCGTCACGCCGATCTGCGCCCATTCGCTCGGGGTCCGACCGATCGTCACCCGGGGCGACACGTTGGTGCGCATCGAGCCGCTCGAGCCCCGTGCCGCCGACCTTCTCGTCTCCTTTGATGGCCAGGAAACGGCGTCGCTCGGTACCGAGCAGGCCCTGGAGGTCCGGCCCTCGCCGACGCGCGTCATCCTCGTGCGCTTCGGAGATCCTGGCTTCTTTCGTCGGCTGCGCGACAAGTTGCACTGGGGCGACCTCTCCGACCGCGAGCAGTGA
- the recN gene encoding DNA repair protein RecN, with amino-acid sequence MLASLRVRDLATIADVTLELGEGLNVLTGETGAGKSMLVDALALLLGDRADRAAVRPGAAKAVVEGAISGVPRAALRQLEASGLDAEETLVIRREVTAEGRSRAWINGSPTTAGVLATLGATLVDLHGQHQTLQLLEAAEQRALIDAFADAGPAAEAVAQAWRDAAMLRTERELLVGRRDEAMRRADWLRHVVEEVDGAKLQAGEEEALDRDIARLAQAGTLGEDARRLAHALDGDDASARTAIGRAERALNGLERHDPTVGEWRALLDGAYAQLDELARSAAAYADAIAEEPARLGELERRRDLLFALKRKHGATLADVLSTRDNARAELDLLDSAAFDLRALEARAAAADAALRALAADLTVKRTAAAERLAREVTRLLPELGLVGGRFRVTLQPLAEVREHGAEEVTFEVQLNAGMEPRPLARVASGGELSRLMLALKVVLARADAVPTLVFDEIDQGIGGEVGGRVGAALAQVALRHQVLVITHLPQIAARGDRHLRIAKATRDGMATSDVTRLHGEDRVLELARMLGGDGEAERGLARALLGEGVSAR; translated from the coding sequence ATGCTGGCCTCCTTGCGCGTGCGGGACCTCGCCACCATCGCCGACGTGACCCTCGAACTCGGCGAGGGCCTCAACGTCCTCACCGGCGAGACCGGCGCCGGGAAGTCGATGCTCGTCGATGCCCTCGCCCTGCTGCTCGGCGATCGCGCGGACCGGGCGGCGGTGCGCCCAGGCGCCGCGAAGGCCGTGGTGGAGGGTGCGATCAGCGGCGTGCCGCGGGCGGCGTTGCGGCAGCTGGAGGCGTCGGGGCTCGACGCCGAGGAAACGCTGGTGATCCGGCGCGAGGTGACCGCCGAAGGCCGATCGCGCGCCTGGATCAACGGCTCACCCACGACGGCAGGGGTGCTCGCCACCCTCGGGGCCACGCTGGTCGACCTGCATGGCCAGCACCAAACCCTGCAGCTGCTCGAGGCGGCTGAACAGCGAGCCCTCATCGATGCCTTTGCCGATGCCGGCCCCGCGGCCGAGGCGGTGGCGCAGGCGTGGCGCGATGCCGCCATGCTGCGGACCGAGCGGGAGCTGCTCGTGGGGCGTCGCGATGAGGCGATGCGCCGCGCGGATTGGCTGCGCCACGTCGTGGAAGAAGTCGATGGCGCGAAGCTCCAGGCTGGCGAGGAGGAAGCGCTCGATCGCGACATTGCGCGGCTGGCGCAGGCCGGCACGCTCGGCGAGGATGCGCGTCGGTTGGCCCATGCGCTCGATGGCGACGACGCCTCGGCCCGTACCGCCATCGGCCGGGCGGAGCGGGCCCTGAATGGGCTCGAGCGGCACGATCCGACCGTGGGCGAGTGGCGAGCACTCCTCGATGGCGCCTATGCACAGCTCGATGAATTGGCGCGATCCGCCGCCGCGTACGCCGATGCGATTGCGGAGGAACCCGCGCGACTCGGCGAACTCGAGCGGCGTCGCGATCTCCTGTTCGCGCTCAAACGGAAGCATGGCGCCACGCTCGCCGACGTCCTGAGCACGCGCGACAATGCTCGGGCCGAGCTCGACCTGTTGGACAGCGCCGCCTTTGACCTTCGCGCCCTGGAGGCACGCGCCGCCGCGGCGGACGCGGCGCTGCGTGCACTGGCGGCCGACCTCACCGTGAAGCGCACGGCGGCAGCAGAACGGTTGGCGCGCGAGGTGACCCGGCTGCTCCCCGAACTCGGCCTGGTCGGGGGCCGCTTTCGCGTCACGCTGCAGCCACTGGCAGAGGTGCGCGAGCACGGGGCGGAGGAGGTCACCTTCGAAGTGCAGCTGAATGCCGGCATGGAGCCGCGGCCACTCGCGCGCGTGGCGTCGGGCGGCGAGCTCTCGCGACTCATGCTCGCGCTGAAGGTCGTGCTGGCGCGAGCCGATGCCGTCCCCACGCTGGTCTTCGACGAAATCGATCAGGGGATCGGCGGCGAAGTCGGGGGCCGCGTGGGCGCGGCGCTCGCCCAGGTCGCCCTGCGGCATCAAGTGCTCGTGATCACCCATCTGCCACAAATCGCGGCCCGCGGCGATCGGCACCTCCGAATTGCCAAGGCCACGCGCGACGGCATGGCGACGTCTGACGTGACGCGCCTGCACGGAGAGGACCGAGTGTTGGAGCTGGCGCGGATGTTGGGGGGAGATGGCGAGGCGGAACGCGGCCTCGCACGCGCACTGCTTGGTGAGGGCGTCAGCGCCCGGTGA
- a CDS encoding prepilin-type N-terminal cleavage/methylation domain-containing protein encodes MARSRRGFTLIELLVVVLIVGILATIALPRLQYVREKAFRASMLSDLHNLVSAQEGHLSVVGDYAGGIAASQVLVPGSGGRVALTPSPGNQITVTLAPGATPMTSGGWSAVATNPGISSGVQGRCGIFMGPVSASPNAAVTQSGVPACY; translated from the coding sequence ATGGCCCGGTCGAGACGTGGCTTTACGTTGATTGAATTGTTGGTGGTCGTGCTCATCGTCGGCATCCTCGCGACGATCGCCCTCCCCAGACTGCAATATGTTCGTGAAAAGGCCTTTCGGGCCTCGATGCTCTCCGACCTGCACAACCTGGTCTCGGCGCAGGAAGGCCATCTGTCGGTCGTCGGTGATTACGCGGGCGGTATCGCCGCGTCGCAAGTGTTGGTGCCGGGCAGCGGGGGGCGCGTCGCCCTGACGCCGAGCCCCGGGAATCAGATCACCGTCACCCTTGCCCCTGGCGCCACCCCTATGACATCCGGCGGCTGGTCGGCGGTCGCGACCAATCCCGGGATCTCGTCGGGAGTGCAGGGCCGCTGCGGCATCTTCATGGGGCCGGTGTCTGCCTCGCCCAATGCCGCCGTGACCCAGAGCGGCGTCCCCGCCTGCTACTGA
- a CDS encoding prepilin-type N-terminal cleavage/methylation domain-containing protein encodes MMLRHRSGFTIIELMVVMTIIGVLTTIAIPRLQYTRERASRASMISDLKNLVALQEGYFSAANDYAAGITSGPEKVVAGGSGRISFIPSQGNTISMTRRAPTNKNGAGWSATIKNPRVTNKAADVCGIYIGHKSYAPNAAVPGPGIPACY; translated from the coding sequence ATGATGCTCCGACACCGCTCCGGCTTCACGATCATCGAGCTCATGGTCGTGATGACCATCATCGGCGTCCTCACCACCATCGCGATCCCGCGCCTGCAGTACACCCGCGAGCGCGCCTCGCGCGCCTCGATGATCAGCGACCTGAAGAACCTGGTCGCGCTGCAGGAGGGTTACTTCTCCGCAGCGAACGACTACGCTGCCGGGATCACCAGCGGACCGGAGAAGGTGGTCGCCGGGGGCTCGGGGCGGATCTCCTTCATTCCGAGCCAGGGCAACACCATCTCCATGACGCGCCGAGCTCCGACGAACAAGAACGGCGCAGGGTGGTCCGCGACGATCAAGAACCCACGGGTGACCAACAAGGCCGCCGACGTCTGCGGGATCTACATCGGTCACAAGTCGTACGCTCCGAATGCCGCGGTCCCTGGGCCCGGCATACCAGCCTGCTACTGA
- a CDS encoding response regulator, which translates to MILIVEDSPDNMKLFRTLLTLKGHEIVGLMGGEELFATLAAKLPDLVLMDIQMPGKDGFALLEEIRASEYRELRVVALTAHAMAGDRERAMAAGFDGYITKPIDIRAFPEQVARALAGESPQNA; encoded by the coding sequence ATGATCCTGATTGTCGAAGACAGTCCCGACAACATGAAGCTCTTCCGCACCCTGCTCACCCTGAAGGGCCACGAGATCGTCGGCCTGATGGGCGGAGAGGAGCTGTTTGCGACCCTCGCGGCCAAGCTGCCGGATCTGGTGCTGATGGACATTCAGATGCCCGGGAAGGACGGCTTCGCGCTGCTCGAAGAAATTCGCGCGTCGGAGTATCGCGAACTGCGCGTGGTTGCCCTGACGGCCCACGCGATGGCTGGCGATCGCGAGCGCGCCATGGCGGCGGGCTTCGATGGCTACATCACCAAGCCGATCGATATTCGCGCCTTCCCCGAGCAGGTCGCGCGGGCGCTCGCGGGAGAATCGCCACAGAATGCCTGA
- the tadA gene encoding Flp pilus assembly complex ATPase component TadA, with amino-acid sequence MTAPDVGIAPDAWIGPYLVAAGLVPAERLPVLASIKDVRLWRSVVDTGLATDAAICAALASHFRLPVAVMASAEPRAVAVLPEAAARKYHVVALALDEKTVRIATCDPRDFAAEQDLGFLTGRDVKLEVASPSAISDKLDEFYRPENSINRLLQGLTPTSVEVQISDTAEERDPALDAPMTKLVDAMISDAVQAGASDIHSEIEAGHVVVRYRVDGILREVMRLPEAAGASLVRRVKIIAGLDVTNSMTPQDGRSSLKVGGQFVDMRVATAPVARRGEKLVIRILNKSNLRASIPALALPPEEESVLMRMLSHREGMVLVTGPTGSGKTTTLYAVLNHLKTGKVNIVTVEDPVEYDVDGISQMQVNEAQGFTFATALRSVLRQDPDIVLVGEIRDGETASIAIQAGLTGHFVFSTLHTNDAVSALVRLRDMGVDSFKLGTVLRGVVAQRLVRRICPQCAVDLPLDEVPEQARPPAGYPGLYAPKRGAGCKGCGGTGYKGRLAVMEMLPIEGAVGGLIESGAPQQAILDASRPYGMRTLWEGGLIRYWAGQTSYEEIHRVLGESQERSVQATTAATAPAAPAASTASGGWVGAGTADADGRGATILLADDDAQMRRLVRTVLEREGFVVIEAADGLDTLAAIETKGIDLILLDHDMPRLTGLGVLEELRASVATAALPVIMLTARTDDTESQALELGAQDYLTKPVQPRSLVARVRAVLKRTRME; translated from the coding sequence ATGACCGCACCCGACGTCGGCATTGCCCCGGATGCCTGGATCGGCCCGTACCTGGTGGCCGCCGGTCTCGTGCCGGCAGAACGGCTCCCGGTGCTCGCCTCGATCAAGGACGTGCGGCTCTGGCGTTCGGTCGTCGACACCGGCCTGGCCACCGACGCGGCCATCTGTGCCGCGCTGGCCAGTCACTTCCGCCTTCCGGTGGCAGTGATGGCCAGCGCGGAGCCCCGGGCCGTCGCGGTGCTCCCGGAAGCCGCTGCACGCAAGTACCATGTCGTGGCGTTGGCGCTGGACGAGAAGACGGTCCGTATCGCGACCTGCGACCCGCGTGACTTCGCGGCGGAACAGGACCTCGGCTTCCTGACCGGGCGTGACGTGAAGCTCGAGGTGGCCTCGCCCTCGGCCATCAGCGACAAGCTGGACGAGTTCTACCGTCCCGAGAATTCGATCAACCGGTTGCTGCAAGGCCTCACGCCGACATCGGTCGAGGTCCAGATCAGCGACACGGCCGAGGAGCGCGACCCGGCGCTCGACGCCCCGATGACCAAGCTCGTCGATGCGATGATCTCGGACGCGGTGCAGGCGGGAGCCAGCGACATCCATTCGGAGATCGAAGCGGGCCACGTCGTCGTGCGCTACCGCGTCGATGGCATCCTGCGCGAAGTGATGCGCCTCCCCGAGGCCGCCGGCGCGTCGCTGGTTCGGCGCGTGAAGATCATCGCCGGGCTCGACGTGACCAACTCGATGACCCCGCAGGACGGTCGCAGCTCGCTCAAGGTCGGCGGCCAGTTCGTGGACATGCGCGTGGCCACCGCCCCGGTCGCGCGACGCGGCGAGAAGCTGGTCATCCGGATCCTGAACAAGTCGAATCTGCGTGCGTCGATTCCTGCCCTCGCCCTGCCACCGGAAGAAGAATCGGTGCTGATGCGGATGCTGTCGCACCGCGAGGGGATGGTGCTGGTGACCGGCCCGACGGGCTCCGGCAAGACAACCACGCTGTACGCGGTGCTGAACCACCTCAAGACCGGCAAGGTGAACATCGTCACGGTCGAGGATCCGGTCGAGTACGACGTCGACGGCATTTCGCAGATGCAGGTGAACGAGGCGCAGGGCTTCACCTTCGCCACGGCGCTGCGCTCGGTGTTGCGCCAGGATCCGGACATCGTGCTGGTCGGCGAAATCCGCGATGGCGAGACGGCATCGATCGCCATCCAGGCCGGTCTCACGGGCCACTTTGTCTTCTCGACGCTGCACACCAACGATGCCGTCTCCGCCCTGGTCCGCTTGCGCGACATGGGGGTCGATTCCTTCAAGCTTGGCACGGTCCTCCGCGGGGTCGTGGCGCAGCGTCTGGTGCGCCGCATCTGCCCGCAGTGCGCCGTTGACCTCCCGTTGGACGAGGTGCCGGAGCAGGCGCGGCCGCCAGCGGGCTACCCCGGGCTGTACGCACCGAAGCGCGGGGCAGGCTGCAAGGGCTGCGGCGGGACGGGGTACAAGGGCCGGCTCGCCGTCATGGAGATGCTGCCGATCGAGGGTGCGGTCGGGGGGCTGATCGAATCGGGCGCCCCGCAACAGGCGATCCTCGATGCCTCGCGCCCGTACGGGATGCGGACGCTCTGGGAGGGCGGCCTGATCCGCTACTGGGCCGGCCAAACCAGCTACGAGGAAATTCACCGCGTCCTCGGCGAATCCCAGGAGCGCAGCGTCCAGGCCACCACCGCGGCGACCGCGCCGGCGGCGCCCGCGGCCTCGACCGCATCCGGCGGATGGGTGGGGGCGGGCACCGCGGACGCCGACGGCCGAGGCGCGACGATCCTCCTTGCCGATGACGACGCGCAGATGCGTCGTCTGGTGCGCACCGTCCTCGAGCGCGAGGGCTTCGTGGTGATCGAGGCCGCCGATGGACTCGACACGCTCGCCGCGATCGAAACCAAGGGGATCGACCTGATCCTGCTCGACCACGACATGCCGCGTCTCACCGGCCTCGGCGTGCTCGAGGAATTGCGCGCGTCCGTCGCGACGGCGGCCCTCCCGGTGATCATGCTGACGGCGCGCACCGATGATACCGAATCCCAGGCACTTGAACTCGGTGCCCAGGACTACCTGACCAAGCCGGTGCAGCCGCGATCGTTGGTCGCGCGCGTGCGTGCCGTGCTCAAGCGCACGAGGATGGAGTGA
- the aroA gene encoding 3-phosphoshikimate 1-carboxyvinyltransferase, with translation MPAGPRFHVSGTHRVPGDKSITHRALMFAALAPGASVVGGALTSLDARSTAKVLRALGATISPLRTETVVEIRGRRRLSTPAVTLHCGNSGTTARLMLGILAGHRFTSTLTGDASLRRRPMRRVTTALATMGARVDDGGRDGLPLTIRGGALRPLEWSLPIASAQVKSALLLAGAVGGVAVALRETAVTRDHTERLLGANGFEVSREQGWLRLEPTGAFHPFAMQVPGDPSSAAFLLAAILLAEDGEARVAGVGLNPTRTGFLHVMARMGASIVATDEEAPFGEPIGDLVTRPAALRGVVVEAGEVPGIIDEIPMLACLAARADGESRFHGVGELRVKESDRLALIVRNLRAVGVEAEAQGDDLLVRGRSGPFRGRVVTDGDHRIAMAFAVLGQTRGSRIVVDDPDCAAVSFPNFAAQLGVLYGRMP, from the coding sequence CTGCCTGCCGGTCCTCGGTTCCACGTGTCGGGCACGCATCGCGTCCCCGGCGACAAGAGCATCACCCACCGCGCCTTGATGTTTGCCGCGCTGGCCCCCGGCGCGTCGGTCGTTGGCGGGGCCCTGACCTCGCTCGATGCCCGTTCGACGGCCAAGGTCCTGCGAGCCCTGGGGGCCACGATCTCGCCACTGCGGACCGAGACGGTGGTGGAAATCCGGGGGCGGCGCCGCCTCTCGACGCCTGCCGTGACGCTCCATTGTGGCAATTCCGGGACCACCGCCCGCCTGATGTTGGGGATTCTGGCCGGGCACCGCTTCACGAGTACCCTCACCGGCGACGCCTCGCTGCGCCGACGCCCGATGCGCCGGGTCACCACCGCCCTTGCGACCATGGGGGCGCGGGTCGACGATGGTGGCCGCGACGGCCTCCCCCTCACGATCCGCGGGGGAGCGCTTCGCCCGCTCGAGTGGAGCCTCCCCATCGCCTCGGCCCAGGTGAAGAGCGCGCTCCTCCTGGCCGGCGCCGTCGGTGGCGTCGCCGTCGCGCTCCGCGAGACCGCCGTCACGCGTGATCACACGGAGCGACTCCTTGGCGCCAACGGCTTCGAGGTCTCCCGGGAGCAGGGGTGGCTTCGCCTGGAGCCGACGGGGGCCTTCCACCCGTTCGCGATGCAGGTTCCCGGCGATCCGTCGTCGGCGGCGTTCCTGCTCGCCGCCATCCTGCTGGCGGAAGACGGCGAGGCCCGCGTGGCCGGCGTCGGGCTGAATCCCACCAGAACGGGCTTCCTCCACGTGATGGCGCGGATGGGGGCCTCGATTGTCGCGACCGACGAAGAGGCGCCGTTCGGCGAACCGATCGGCGACCTGGTGACCCGCCCGGCCGCGTTGCGTGGGGTCGTGGTGGAGGCCGGGGAGGTGCCCGGCATCATCGATGAAATCCCGATGCTGGCCTGTCTGGCGGCGAGGGCCGATGGGGAGTCGCGCTTCCACGGGGTCGGCGAGCTCCGGGTCAAGGAAAGCGACCGGCTGGCCCTGATCGTCCGCAATCTGCGGGCGGTGGGCGTTGAAGCAGAGGCGCAGGGCGACGACCTGCTGGTGCGGGGACGCTCGGGGCCGTTTCGCGGTCGGGTGGTGACCGACGGCGATCACCGGATTGCGATGGCCTTCGCGGTGTTGGGGCAGACCCGCGGGTCGCGCATCGTCGTGGATGACCCGGACTGTGCGGCCGTCTCGTTCCCCAACTTCGCGGCCCAACTCGGGGTGCTTTACGGCAGGATGCCATGA
- the cmk gene encoding (d)CMP kinase translates to MTMPVVAIDGPAASGKSSTASVVAARLGLIHVDSGALYRALTWLAVRDGLHDAEAICRAAEAADLTLVADGSTLTLRAGGEPIEGAIRSPEVTAAVSRVAALPAVRAWINGRLRAAVAGAGGGVMDGRDIGTVVFPDAVLKVYLTASPEARARRRLLQEGQEPAEEAVAAEAARLAARDRLDAGRAVAPLRQAPDALHLDTSTLDFGTQVARIVGWAAERGLLPV, encoded by the coding sequence ATGACGATGCCGGTCGTGGCGATCGACGGGCCGGCCGCCTCCGGGAAGTCCAGCACCGCATCGGTGGTGGCGGCCCGCCTTGGGTTGATCCACGTCGACTCCGGCGCGCTCTACCGTGCGCTGACGTGGCTGGCGGTGCGAGACGGCCTGCACGACGCGGAGGCGATCTGCCGGGCGGCGGAGGCCGCCGACCTGACCCTGGTGGCCGACGGCAGCACGCTGACGCTTCGGGCGGGCGGCGAGCCGATCGAGGGTGCCATCCGCTCCCCAGAAGTCACGGCGGCGGTCTCGCGGGTGGCGGCACTGCCGGCCGTGCGCGCCTGGATCAACGGCCGACTCCGGGCGGCGGTGGCCGGAGCTGGGGGTGGGGTGATGGACGGGCGGGACATCGGGACGGTGGTCTTTCCCGACGCGGTCCTGAAGGTCTACCTGACCGCGTCCCCGGAGGCGCGGGCACGCCGGCGCCTCCTCCAGGAGGGTCAGGAGCCTGCCGAGGAGGCCGTTGCCGCCGAGGCCGCCCGACTGGCCGCCCGGGACCGCCTCGACGCCGGGCGGGCGGTCGCCCCCTTGCGACAGGCCCCCGACGCCTTGCACCTGGATACCAGCACCCTCGACTTCGGGACGCAGGTGGCGCGGATCGTGGGCTGGGCGGCGGAACGAGGGTTGCTGCCCGTTTGA
- a CDS encoding 30S ribosomal protein S1: MPFAMSTGMRVRADLYDEDYTSDEYEALLTMYEGTMSQIVEGEIVKSKILRITDNAVILDVGFKSEGSVPLDEFKDPQNLQVGDEVEVFLEHLEDQEGAVVLSKKKADFMRVWEKIRIAHESDQPVEGTLMKKIKGGVVVNLMGVDAFLPGSQIALRRVPNIDELLGSTYEFKIIKLNKRRRNIVVSRRVILENERAHKREHLMKELEVGQVRKGIVKNITDFGAFIDLGGVDGLLHITDMSYGRVSHPSELVGIGREVEVKILDIDWQRERISLGMKQLQSYPWQNVAEKYPVGSRVQGKVVSITNYGAFVELEPGIEGLVHISEMSWTRNVRHPSKIVSIGETIEAVVLKVDESEEKISLGMKQTEQDPWMILPLRYPVGTRITGKVRNLTSFGAFVEIEAGIDGLIHISDMSWTKRVQHPSEVVKKGDTVDVVILNIDADNKRISLGLKQATDDPWLTIGEKLPIGTELRAKVLRPVDKGIVLDLGNDIEGFAPVSQMGIGHDQNPEDAVVLNQQVIAKILEVDPIHHRVVVAIIEYPEDGIPEPGTEPKLSEIPKLPEPGDIEVDMSELDDDN, encoded by the coding sequence ATGCCCTTCGCGATGTCGACCGGCATGCGTGTGCGTGCGGACCTCTACGACGAGGACTACACCAGCGATGAATACGAAGCGCTCCTGACGATGTACGAAGGGACGATGTCCCAGATCGTCGAGGGCGAGATCGTCAAGTCGAAGATCCTGCGCATCACGGACAATGCCGTGATCCTCGATGTCGGCTTCAAGTCGGAAGGCTCCGTGCCGCTCGACGAGTTCAAGGACCCGCAGAACCTCCAGGTCGGCGACGAGGTCGAGGTCTTCCTCGAGCACCTCGAGGACCAGGAAGGGGCGGTCGTCCTCTCGAAGAAGAAGGCCGACTTCATGCGCGTGTGGGAGAAGATCCGCATCGCCCACGAGTCCGACCAGCCGGTGGAAGGCACCCTGATGAAGAAGATCAAGGGTGGTGTCGTGGTGAACCTGATGGGCGTCGATGCCTTCCTCCCCGGCTCGCAGATCGCGTTGCGCCGGGTGCCGAACATCGACGAACTCCTCGGCTCGACCTACGAGTTCAAGATCATCAAGCTCAACAAGCGCCGGCGGAACATCGTCGTCTCGCGTCGCGTGATCCTCGAGAACGAGCGGGCGCACAAGCGCGAGCACCTGATGAAGGAGCTCGAGGTCGGTCAGGTCCGGAAGGGCATCGTCAAGAACATCACCGACTTCGGGGCGTTCATCGATCTCGGCGGCGTCGACGGCCTGCTGCACATCACCGACATGTCGTACGGCCGCGTCTCGCATCCGAGCGAACTGGTCGGCATCGGCCGCGAAGTCGAGGTCAAGATTCTCGACATCGATTGGCAGCGTGAGCGGATCTCGCTCGGCATGAAGCAGCTCCAGTCCTATCCGTGGCAGAACGTCGCCGAGAAGTACCCGGTCGGCAGCCGCGTGCAGGGCAAGGTCGTCTCGATCACCAACTACGGCGCCTTCGTGGAGCTGGAGCCGGGGATCGAAGGCCTGGTGCACATCTCCGAGATGAGCTGGACGCGCAATGTCCGCCATCCGAGCAAGATCGTCTCGATCGGCGAGACCATCGAGGCGGTGGTGCTCAAGGTCGACGAGTCGGAGGAGAAGATCTCCCTCGGCATGAAGCAGACCGAGCAGGATCCCTGGATGATCCTCCCGCTCCGCTACCCGGTCGGGACGCGCATCACGGGCAAGGTCCGCAACCTCACCTCGTTCGGCGCCTTCGTCGAGATCGAGGCGGGCATCGACGGCCTGATCCACATCTCCGACATGTCGTGGACCAAGCGCGTGCAGCATCCGTCGGAAGTGGTCAAGAAGGGCGACACCGTCGACGTCGTGATCCTCAACATCGACGCCGACAACAAGCGCATCTCCCTCGGCCTCAAGCAGGCGACCGACGATCCGTGGCTCACGATCGGCGAGAAGCTGCCGATCGGCACCGAGCTCCGTGCCAAGGTCCTCCGCCCGGTCGACAAGGGCATCGTGCTCGACCTCGGCAACGACATCGAGGGCTTCGCCCCCGTGTCGCAGATGGGGATCGGCCACGACCAGAACCCCGAGGATGCGGTCGTCCTCAATCAGCAGGTGATTGCCAAGATCCTCGAGGTGGACCCGATCCATCACCGCGTGGTCGTGGCGATCATCGAGTACCCGGAAGACGGCATCCCGGAGCCGGGCACCGAGCCCAAGCTCTCCGAGATCCCGAAGCTCCCGGAGCCGGGCGACATCGAAGTCGACATGTCGGAGCTCGACGACGACAACTGA
- a CDS encoding PAS domain-containing protein, whose translation MATSRPDSTPVSNDDPTDPPDPVRRLAQREAAFTAVVEAAGDVIVQIDAELRVSYLNPAAARAAGVPASEIVGRPAQEIPLDEAFKEIWLTAIRDTMITGVPVVVDYDFPAPDGTSSRFQARFTPEPDTEHGGTGVFVIARDITELHRAAEALANREAELRAIVDGVEDLLMLFDAQGRIAFVNPAFARTVGYPAEDFIHRAPADLLVDPVARAAFSGALHRVLRDGRAETLEFEYQRASEPSARYYVTRFTPLLNSHGQVTGVLTLSHDLTERRATELERERLLEELLHAKAAVRTLRGLLPTCSWCHKIRDEQGHWEQMESYIARRSEAEFSHGLCPECAVKMLTE comes from the coding sequence ATGGCGACCTCGCGTCCCGACTCGACTCCCGTCTCGAACGACGACCCGACGGACCCGCCCGACCCGGTGCGGCGACTTGCCCAGCGGGAGGCCGCGTTCACGGCCGTGGTCGAGGCGGCCGGGGACGTGATCGTCCAGATCGACGCCGAGCTCCGCGTCAGCTACCTCAATCCGGCCGCGGCGCGTGCTGCCGGGGTGCCCGCGAGCGAAATCGTGGGGCGCCCCGCGCAGGAGATCCCGCTGGACGAAGCATTCAAGGAGATCTGGCTGACGGCCATCCGGGACACGATGATCACCGGCGTCCCCGTCGTGGTCGACTACGACTTCCCCGCCCCGGATGGCACAAGCTCCCGTTTTCAGGCGCGCTTCACCCCGGAGCCTGATACGGAACATGGAGGCACCGGCGTCTTCGTGATTGCGCGGGACATCACCGAGCTGCACCGGGCCGCCGAGGCGCTGGCCAACCGTGAAGCCGAGCTCCGGGCGATCGTGGACGGCGTCGAGGACCTGCTGATGCTCTTTGATGCCCAGGGCCGAATTGCCTTCGTCAATCCGGCCTTCGCACGCACGGTCGGGTATCCGGCGGAGGACTTCATCCATCGGGCGCCCGCAGACCTGCTGGTCGACCCCGTGGCGCGCGCGGCGTTTTCCGGTGCGCTTCACCGCGTCCTGCGGGACGGCCGTGCGGAGACGCTCGAGTTCGAGTATCAGCGTGCCTCCGAACCGAGCGCCCGCTACTACGTGACACGATTCACGCCGTTGCTGAACAGCCACGGGCAGGTGACCGGCGTGCTGACCCTGAGCCACGACCTGACCGAGCGGCGGGCCACCGAACTGGAGCGGGAGCGTCTGCTGGAGGAACTGTTGCACGCGAAGGCCGCGGTCCGGACGCTCCGCGGGTTGCTCCCGACCTGCTCCTGGTGCCACAAGATCCGCGACGAGCAGGGGCACTGGGAACAGATGGAGAGTTACATCGCGCGGCGGAGCGAGGCGGAGTTCTCGCACGGCCTCTGCCCCGAATGTGCGGTCAAGATGCTGACCGAGTAG